One Actinospica robiniae DSM 44927 genomic region harbors:
- a CDS encoding MBL fold metallo-hydrolase, whose product MLIAGFPAGSFGTNCYVVAPGPGERCVVVDPGQDAVGDLTDLLREHRLRPAAVVLTHGHLDHMWSVTPVCGSHDIPAYIHPADRFMLADPLKGVSPQLAAMVGDVTFTEPDQVRELADGVALGLDSVLGFDLVVDHAPGHTKGSVTFTLPRLDDAGDPDVMFSGDLLFAGSIGRSDLPGGDPAEMNVSLTRVVLPRPDDTVVLPGHGGRTTIGRERASNPFLRGLKSFDSARPGL is encoded by the coding sequence GTGCTTATCGCTGGGTTCCCCGCAGGCAGCTTCGGCACGAATTGTTATGTGGTCGCGCCCGGGCCGGGGGAGCGCTGCGTGGTCGTCGACCCAGGTCAAGACGCTGTCGGCGATCTCACCGACTTGCTGCGCGAGCACCGGCTGCGGCCTGCGGCAGTGGTGCTGACCCACGGGCACCTCGATCACATGTGGTCGGTGACGCCGGTCTGCGGCTCGCACGACATCCCTGCTTACATTCATCCGGCCGACCGCTTCATGCTGGCGGATCCGCTCAAGGGCGTCTCGCCGCAGCTGGCTGCGATGGTCGGGGACGTGACGTTCACCGAGCCGGACCAGGTGCGCGAACTGGCCGACGGGGTGGCGCTGGGGCTGGACTCGGTGCTCGGCTTCGACCTCGTCGTCGACCACGCGCCAGGCCATACCAAGGGGTCGGTGACCTTCACGTTGCCGCGCCTGGACGACGCCGGGGACCCGGACGTCATGTTCAGCGGCGACTTGTTGTTCGCCGGCTCCATCGGCCGCAGCGATCTGCCCGGCGGGGACCCGGCGGAGATGAACGTCTCGCTGACCCGCGTCGTGCTGCCGCGTCCGGACGACACCGTCGTCCTGCCGGGGCACGGAGGCCGCACCACGATCGGCCGGGAACGCGCGTCGAATCCGTTCCTGCGGGGACTTAAGAGCTTCGATTCCGCCCGTCCCGGCCTGTAG
- a CDS encoding peptidylprolyl isomerase has translation MASTKDRQRALERARYERVQGKIQQKRREAQRKRRIAIVSTVAALVVAGGVATGFAFTGNNPNTTAKAAATGSATGAASPAASASSTAAANPMKYEASGTSSVKGITVPTYDAATAQKTYTVTLTTNRGDIVISMDGKAAPYTVNSFVYLAQKGYYNNTKCHRLVWSTGLFMLQCGDPTATGSGGPGYTIPDENLASLGAADSSGSVTYKAGTVAMANTSQPHTGGSQFFLVGKDSTLSPTYTPFGTITKGLDLLQTIGAAGADSESDGSTPPKDATTIEKVTIQAS, from the coding sequence GTGGCCAGCACGAAGGACCGCCAGCGAGCGCTGGAGCGAGCCCGCTACGAGCGGGTGCAGGGCAAGATTCAGCAGAAGCGGCGCGAGGCCCAGCGCAAGAGGCGCATCGCGATCGTGAGCACCGTCGCGGCCCTGGTCGTGGCGGGCGGTGTGGCCACCGGGTTCGCCTTCACCGGCAACAACCCGAACACGACGGCCAAGGCCGCCGCCACCGGCTCGGCCACCGGCGCCGCCTCTCCAGCGGCCAGCGCGAGCTCGACCGCCGCCGCCAACCCGATGAAGTACGAGGCCTCGGGCACGTCGTCAGTCAAGGGCATCACCGTGCCGACGTACGACGCGGCGACCGCGCAGAAGACCTACACGGTGACGCTGACGACGAACCGCGGCGACATCGTCATCAGCATGGACGGCAAGGCCGCGCCCTACACCGTGAACTCCTTCGTCTACCTGGCGCAGAAGGGCTACTACAACAACACGAAGTGCCACCGCCTGGTGTGGTCCACCGGCCTGTTCATGTTGCAGTGCGGCGACCCGACCGCCACTGGGTCGGGCGGCCCCGGCTACACGATTCCGGACGAGAACCTCGCCTCGCTCGGTGCAGCCGACTCCAGCGGCTCGGTGACCTACAAGGCCGGCACCGTGGCCATGGCCAACACGAGCCAGCCGCACACCGGCGGCAGCCAGTTCTTCCTGGTCGGCAAGGACTCGACGCTGTCCCCGACGTACACGCCGTTCGGCACGATCACCAAGGGCCTGGACCTGCTGCAGACCATCGGTGCCGCGGGCGCCGACTCCGAGAGCGACGGCAGCACCCCGCCGAAGGACGCGACCACCATTGAGAAGGTCACGATCCAAGCGAGCTGA
- a CDS encoding DUF349 domain-containing protein, which yields MEAKSAWGRVAADGTVYVRTADGGEREIGNWAAGSPAEGLAFYQTRFDGLRTKVDLLERRLRSDQGGKDAAATLAELRGAITDAHAIGDLAALLKRLDSLEQLAEQRRAARKEARAKELVEAAERKERIVAEAESLAESGQWKSTGERLRALVEEWKAVPRLDRKADDELWNRFATARSAFAKRRKAHFAELDAERDAARGRKEELVGEAEELAGQPIGQPTDWAEIAQGFRDLMARWKKAGHAQRDVEDKLWVRFKAAQDGFFAARNADLDKRDAGFKENLTRKEELLGEAKALLPVTDLKAAKSALRTIQERWEEVGPVPRDAKSRVEGQLRDVERAVADAEQAEWQRTNPEARARAEATVRQLEASLEKFEAELTKAKAAGNARKAADAEAAISARREWLEQAQSALAEFTR from the coding sequence GTGGAAGCCAAGAGCGCTTGGGGCCGGGTCGCGGCCGACGGCACCGTGTACGTACGCACGGCCGACGGCGGCGAGCGCGAGATCGGCAACTGGGCGGCCGGCAGCCCGGCCGAGGGCCTGGCGTTTTACCAGACGCGTTTCGACGGTCTGCGCACGAAGGTCGACCTGCTCGAGCGCCGGCTGCGCTCGGACCAGGGCGGCAAGGACGCGGCCGCCACGTTGGCGGAGCTGCGCGGCGCGATCACCGACGCGCACGCGATCGGCGACCTGGCCGCCCTGCTCAAGCGGCTGGACTCGCTCGAGCAGCTGGCCGAGCAGCGCCGCGCGGCCCGCAAGGAGGCCCGCGCGAAGGAACTGGTCGAGGCGGCCGAGCGCAAGGAGCGCATCGTCGCCGAGGCGGAGTCGCTGGCGGAGTCCGGCCAGTGGAAGTCCACCGGTGAGCGGCTGCGCGCCCTGGTCGAGGAGTGGAAGGCCGTCCCGCGGCTGGACCGCAAGGCCGACGACGAGCTGTGGAACCGCTTCGCCACCGCCCGTTCCGCCTTCGCCAAGCGCCGTAAGGCCCACTTCGCCGAGCTCGACGCCGAACGCGACGCGGCTCGCGGCCGCAAGGAGGAGCTGGTCGGGGAGGCCGAGGAGCTGGCCGGCCAGCCGATCGGCCAGCCGACCGACTGGGCCGAGATCGCCCAGGGCTTCCGCGACCTGATGGCGCGCTGGAAGAAGGCCGGGCACGCCCAGCGCGACGTCGAGGACAAGCTGTGGGTGCGCTTCAAGGCCGCCCAGGACGGCTTCTTCGCCGCCCGCAACGCCGACCTGGACAAGCGCGACGCCGGGTTCAAGGAGAACCTCACCCGCAAGGAGGAGCTCCTGGGCGAGGCCAAGGCCCTGCTGCCGGTGACGGACCTCAAGGCGGCCAAGTCGGCCCTGCGCACCATCCAGGAGCGCTGGGAAGAGGTCGGCCCCGTCCCGCGCGACGCGAAGTCGCGGGTGGAAGGCCAGCTGCGCGACGTCGAGCGGGCCGTGGCGGACGCGGAGCAGGCCGAGTGGCAGCGCACCAACCCCGAGGCACGGGCCCGCGCCGAAGCGACGGTGCGTCAGCTCGAGGCGTCCCTGGAGAAGTTCGAGGCGGAGCTGACCAAGGCGAAGGCCGCAGGCAACGCACGCAAGGCCGCCGACGCGGAGGCAGCCATCAGCGCGCGCCGCGAATGGCTCGAGCAGGCTCAGTCCGCGCTCGCGGAGTTCACGCGGTAG
- a CDS encoding ArsR/SmtB family transcription factor, which yields MAPGRHNEEVDQATADRQSQQTKTAGPGWHGGREREEEQRKQPAQDKGPERAGNSERSEPGGSGKGNARTRHDEPSRQGWHGERAVSGESAEPGKPGQADATDEAHAIGADAADAADAADQSVDLVFTALADSTRRQVLQALAQGRPLSASALAADLPVSRQAVAQHLLVLQQAGLVESRRAGREVLFNVCPDGLTRTASWMTTLAETWSERLHLLKRIAESAGGEG from the coding sequence ATGGCGCCAGGCAGACACAACGAAGAGGTAGACCAGGCAACGGCCGACCGGCAGTCGCAGCAGACGAAGACGGCCGGCCCAGGTTGGCACGGTGGTCGAGAACGAGAGGAGGAGCAACGAAAGCAGCCTGCGCAAGACAAGGGCCCGGAGCGCGCCGGGAACAGCGAACGGAGCGAGCCGGGCGGTTCTGGCAAGGGGAATGCGCGCACGCGGCATGACGAGCCGTCTCGGCAGGGCTGGCATGGCGAGCGAGCTGTCTCAGGCGAATCCGCCGAGCCGGGGAAACCCGGTCAGGCGGACGCGACAGATGAGGCGCACGCGATCGGGGCGGACGCGGCAGACGCGGCAGACGCGGCAGACCAGAGCGTAGATCTGGTCTTCACCGCCCTGGCCGACTCGACACGTCGTCAGGTGCTGCAGGCTCTCGCGCAGGGCCGACCGTTGAGCGCGTCAGCTCTGGCGGCCGACCTGCCGGTGAGTCGGCAGGCTGTGGCGCAGCACCTTCTCGTGCTGCAGCAGGCTGGGTTGGTCGAGAGTCGGCGCGCCGGCCGCGAGGTGCTGTTCAACGTGTGCCCGGACGGGCTTACGCGGACGGCATCGTGGATGACCACGCTTGCAGAAACGTGGTCCGAGCGGCTGCACCTGCTCAAGCGGATCGCGGAGTCGGCAGGTGGGGAGGGCTAG
- a CDS encoding RelA/SpoT family protein: protein MTGGGGLTTTPETSEAAPNVERSAPASRLPALPVPAPSPSQPSSRVRARLARLGGARAGGPNPVLEPLFRIVRASDPKADLRQLEHAYQVAERYHRGQRRKSGDPYITHPLSVTTILAELGMDVPTLCAGLLHDTVEDTDYSLDMLRRDFGDTVALLVDGVTKLDKVKLGEAAQAETVRKMVVAMARDIRVLVIKLADRLHNMRTMRYMKREKQEQKSRETLEIYAPLAHRLGMNTIKWELEDLAFAILYPKMYDEIVHLVAERAPKREEFLAQVTDIVQGDLHGARIKATVTGRPKHYYSVYQKMIVRGRDFADIYDLVGIRVLVESVRDCYAALGTIHARWNPVPGRFKDYIAMPKFNMYQSLHTTVIGPEGKPVELQIRTHAMHRRAEYGVAAHWKYKEDARSGNSGDKSPDTGPGDMAWLRQLLDWQRETADPGEFLDALRFDLSASEVYVFTPKGDVVPLPSGSTPVDFAYAVHTEVGHHCIGARVNGRLVPLESKLDNGDVVEIFTSKAPTAGPSRDWLGFVASPRARNKIRAHFTKERREEAIEQGREQIAKAIRKQGLPMQRLLSSEALSSIALDLHYADISALYAAVGENHVSAQSIVQRLLQTLGGEEGAEEDLAESTLPTLPGERRERKRSGGDPGVLVKGVDDVWVKLSRCCTPVPGDSIMGFVTRGNGVSVHRADCTNIEQLKAQPQRIVEVEWAPTASSVFLVSIQIEALDRSRLLSDVTRVLSDQHVNILAATVNTSRDRVATSRFTFEMGDPKHLGHVLKAVRGIEGVYDVYRV from the coding sequence ATTACTGGAGGCGGTGGCTTGACGACTACGCCGGAGACCTCTGAGGCGGCGCCGAACGTGGAGCGTTCGGCACCTGCGTCACGCCTGCCCGCACTGCCGGTCCCGGCCCCATCTCCGTCGCAGCCTTCCAGCCGCGTACGTGCCCGGCTCGCCCGGTTGGGCGGCGCCCGCGCGGGTGGCCCGAACCCGGTGCTCGAGCCGCTGTTCCGGATCGTGCGCGCGTCCGATCCCAAGGCAGACCTGCGCCAGCTCGAGCACGCCTACCAGGTGGCCGAGCGCTACCACCGCGGCCAGCGGCGCAAGAGCGGCGACCCGTACATCACCCACCCCCTGTCGGTGACGACGATCCTGGCCGAGCTCGGCATGGACGTGCCGACGCTCTGCGCCGGCCTCCTGCACGACACCGTCGAGGACACCGACTACAGCCTGGACATGCTCCGGCGCGACTTCGGCGACACCGTCGCCCTGCTGGTCGACGGCGTGACCAAGCTGGACAAGGTCAAGCTGGGCGAGGCCGCGCAGGCTGAGACCGTGCGCAAGATGGTCGTGGCCATGGCCCGGGACATCAGAGTCCTGGTGATCAAGCTGGCCGACCGGCTGCACAACATGCGCACCATGCGCTACATGAAGCGGGAGAAGCAGGAGCAGAAGTCCCGCGAGACCCTTGAGATCTACGCCCCGCTGGCGCACCGGCTGGGCATGAACACGATCAAGTGGGAGCTCGAGGACCTCGCCTTCGCGATCCTGTATCCCAAGATGTACGACGAGATCGTGCACCTCGTGGCCGAGCGCGCGCCCAAGCGCGAGGAGTTCCTGGCCCAGGTCACCGACATCGTCCAGGGCGACCTGCACGGGGCCCGGATCAAGGCCACGGTGACTGGCCGGCCGAAGCACTACTACAGCGTCTACCAGAAGATGATCGTCCGCGGCCGCGACTTCGCAGACATCTACGACCTGGTCGGCATCAGAGTCCTGGTCGAGTCCGTGCGCGACTGCTACGCGGCGCTCGGCACGATCCACGCGCGATGGAATCCGGTCCCCGGCCGGTTCAAGGACTACATCGCGATGCCCAAGTTCAACATGTACCAGTCGCTGCACACGACGGTGATAGGGCCCGAGGGCAAGCCGGTCGAGCTGCAGATCCGTACGCACGCGATGCACCGTCGGGCGGAGTACGGCGTAGCGGCGCACTGGAAGTACAAGGAGGACGCCCGCTCCGGCAACTCCGGCGACAAGTCCCCGGACACCGGCCCCGGCGACATGGCCTGGCTGCGGCAGCTGCTCGACTGGCAGCGCGAGACAGCCGACCCGGGCGAGTTCCTCGATGCCCTGCGCTTCGACCTGAGCGCCTCCGAGGTGTACGTGTTCACCCCGAAGGGCGACGTGGTGCCGCTGCCCTCCGGCTCGACCCCGGTGGACTTCGCGTACGCCGTGCACACCGAAGTGGGCCACCACTGCATCGGCGCGCGCGTGAACGGCCGCCTGGTGCCGCTGGAGTCCAAGCTGGACAACGGCGACGTGGTGGAGATCTTCACCTCGAAGGCCCCCACCGCCGGCCCGAGCCGCGACTGGCTCGGCTTCGTCGCCTCCCCGCGTGCCCGGAACAAGATCCGCGCGCACTTCACCAAGGAGCGCCGCGAAGAGGCCATCGAGCAGGGCCGCGAGCAGATCGCCAAGGCGATTCGCAAGCAGGGCCTGCCGATGCAGCGCCTGCTCTCCAGCGAGGCGCTGTCCTCGATCGCGCTGGACCTGCACTACGCGGACATCTCCGCGCTCTACGCGGCCGTCGGCGAGAACCACGTGTCGGCCCAGTCCATCGTGCAGCGCCTGCTCCAGACCCTCGGCGGCGAAGAAGGCGCCGAAGAGGACCTGGCGGAGTCGACCCTGCCGACGCTCCCCGGCGAGCGCCGCGAGCGCAAGCGCTCCGGCGGCGACCCGGGCGTGCTGGTCAAGGGCGTCGACGACGTCTGGGTCAAGCTGTCGCGCTGCTGCACCCCCGTCCCCGGCGACAGCATCATGGGCTTCGTCACCCGCGGCAACGGCGTCTCGGTCCACCGCGCCGACTGCACGAACATCGAGCAGCTGAAGGCACAGCCCCAGCGCATCGTCGAGGTCGAATGGGCGCCGACCGCGTCCTCGGTCTTCCTGGTCTCGATCCAGATAGAGGCGCTGGACCGGTCCAGGCTCCTCTCGGACGTGACGAGGGTCCTGTCCGACCAGCACGTCAACATCCTGGCCGCCACGGTGAACACCTCCCGCGACCGGGTCGCGACGAGCCGGTTCACGTTCGAGATGGGCGACCCGAAGCACCTCGGCCACGTGCTCAAGGCCGTGCGCGGCATCGAAGGCGTGTACGACGTCTACCGCGTGTGA
- a CDS encoding adenine phosphoribosyltransferase — protein sequence MTQPTAEAADLSALLTSRIRDVVDYPKPGIVFKDITPLLADPAAFGAMTAEFVRIATELGATKVVGLEARGFILAAPVAVEGGFGFVPVRKAGKLPGEVFAVTYQLEYGEAVLEIHRDSFQPGDRVLIVDDVLATGGTAAASLRAIGECGAETVGVAVLIELGFLNGRARLAAESPKLPVLTLLSV from the coding sequence GTGACCCAGCCGACGGCCGAGGCGGCCGACCTCTCCGCGCTCCTGACGTCCCGTATCCGTGACGTAGTGGATTACCCGAAGCCCGGCATCGTCTTCAAGGACATCACCCCGCTGCTCGCCGACCCCGCCGCATTCGGCGCGATGACGGCCGAGTTCGTGCGGATCGCGACCGAGCTCGGCGCGACCAAGGTGGTGGGCCTGGAGGCTCGCGGCTTCATCCTCGCCGCCCCCGTGGCCGTCGAAGGCGGCTTCGGCTTCGTGCCGGTGCGCAAGGCCGGGAAACTGCCCGGCGAGGTCTTCGCCGTGACCTACCAGCTGGAGTACGGCGAAGCCGTGCTGGAGATCCACCGCGACTCCTTCCAGCCGGGCGACCGCGTGCTCATCGTCGACGACGTGCTGGCCACCGGCGGCACCGCCGCCGCCTCGCTCCGGGCGATCGGCGAATGCGGCGCCGAGACCGTCGGCGTCGCCGTGCTGATCGAACTCGGCTTCCTCAACGGCCGGGCCCGCCTCGCCGCCGAATCCCCGAAGCTGCCGGTGCTCACCCTGCTCAGCGTCTAG
- the secF gene encoding protein translocase subunit SecF encodes MSRLNNFSTLGNRLYSGETTVDVIGRRKRWFASFGVVLLIALVGLGVRGLHFSVDFTGGSVLTVPSQTLTTSQATSVAIAHGVSAPVVQEETITTGGAGRQIEVTTPTIQGGTENTLKDALASAAGIDPNKITVQQVGASWGHEVSKDAIEALIVFLVAVTIYLALFFEWQMAVSALVSLLNVVVITGGVYAWSGLTVSPATVTGFLTILGYAIYDAVVVFDKIKENRRLYVDTDRMGYAKAANLAVNQTLMRSMNTSLIAVIPVVALMVGGILSQATVLQDIALALFVGIAAGTVSSILLAAPLLVWMKQHNPAVRAHEARIANRAQKEAAKAAAADAKTPEDAAPSRSGSVVVGAAPSIVISAPGQSASSRVVQPRGNQRSQPQRNKKKR; translated from the coding sequence ATGTCCCGGCTGAACAACTTCAGCACGCTCGGCAACCGGCTCTACAGCGGCGAGACCACGGTCGACGTCATCGGCCGGCGCAAGCGCTGGTTCGCCTCGTTCGGCGTCGTCCTGCTGATCGCGCTGGTCGGACTGGGTGTGCGCGGTCTGCACTTCAGCGTCGACTTCACCGGCGGCTCGGTGCTCACCGTGCCGAGCCAGACGCTCACCACCTCGCAGGCCACCTCCGTCGCCATCGCCCACGGCGTGAGCGCGCCGGTGGTCCAGGAGGAGACCATCACCACCGGCGGCGCCGGCCGCCAGATCGAGGTGACCACGCCGACGATCCAGGGCGGCACGGAGAACACGCTCAAGGACGCCCTGGCCAGCGCGGCCGGGATCGACCCGAACAAGATCACCGTGCAGCAGGTCGGCGCCAGCTGGGGCCACGAGGTGTCCAAGGACGCCATCGAGGCGCTGATCGTCTTCCTCGTCGCGGTGACGATCTATCTGGCGCTCTTCTTCGAGTGGCAGATGGCCGTCTCCGCGCTGGTCTCGCTGCTGAACGTGGTCGTGATCACCGGCGGCGTCTACGCGTGGTCGGGCCTGACCGTCTCCCCGGCCACCGTGACCGGCTTCCTGACGATCCTCGGTTACGCGATCTACGACGCGGTCGTGGTGTTCGACAAGATCAAGGAGAACCGCCGGCTGTACGTGGACACGGACCGGATGGGATACGCGAAGGCGGCGAACCTGGCCGTCAACCAGACCCTGATGCGTTCGATGAACACCTCGCTGATCGCGGTCATCCCGGTCGTCGCGCTGATGGTCGGCGGCATCCTGTCCCAGGCCACGGTGCTCCAGGACATCGCGCTCGCGCTGTTCGTCGGTATCGCCGCCGGTACGGTCTCCTCGATCCTGCTCGCCGCCCCGCTGCTGGTGTGGATGAAGCAGCACAACCCGGCGGTCCGGGCGCACGAGGCCCGCATCGCCAACCGGGCGCAGAAGGAGGCCGCCAAGGCCGCCGCGGCGGACGCCAAGACCCCCGAGGATGCCGCGCCGTCCCGGTCCGGCTCGGTCGTGGTCGGCGCCGCGCCGTCGATCGTGATAAGCGCCCCCGGCCAGAGCGCGAGCTCGCGCGTCGTCCAGCCACGCGGCAACCAGCGCAGCCAGCCCCAGCGCAACAAGAAGAAGCGCTGA
- the secD gene encoding protein translocase subunit SecD — protein MAAKKARSKKYSGLLSTRARGAADKRPWRPLAALAVVLIALYATMLGVHATHPRLAIDLAGGTSAVFTAETDKKTTPAASEMDQAVSIMQERVNGYGVSEATVTKEGSDTIDVEIPGQYSQDTVNSIGATAHLYFREVLAEGAGVPTPTTSPTPTATGSSAPSSTASPSTGATAKAGASASASSTASEKATSQSESGTVKADAASTSASPDTSTSSAAGSSASPAASSSATPDASSSASAAAQAQQEQAISQYEALNCSNNAMVKNVGAVKPTDFLATCGLDKNKYLLGPSIIDGKDVTSALATQTVGSGGIPTGAWEVDLSFDAKGKSEFATETTKLYQETQDTTGQSGTGQFAITLDGVVQSAPVVQGAITGGTATINGSVFTQSTAKQLATTLAYGSLPLNFQQSQVSIVSPTLGSSELDGGLIAGGIGLLLVFLYVIMYYRGLSVAAISSLVVAAALTYALACLFGPLMGFTLSLPGVAGLIVAIGITADSFVVFFERLRDELREGRSVRSAVRHAWQRARRTVIASDMVTLIAAVVLYLLTVGSVQGFAFTLGLSTVIDLVVIFMFTVPMVTLFSRTDFFGNGHRWSGLDPESLGRARQNYRSGSGSRGRMTIAERRRLAEAEAAEAQDSDESNQQSVEA, from the coding sequence GTGGCTGCGAAAAAGGCCAGGAGCAAGAAGTACTCCGGCCTGCTCTCCACCCGGGCCAGGGGGGCGGCGGACAAGCGGCCGTGGCGACCGCTGGCAGCCCTGGCTGTGGTGCTCATCGCCCTGTACGCGACGATGCTCGGCGTTCACGCCACGCACCCGCGGCTCGCGATCGACCTGGCCGGCGGCACCAGCGCGGTGTTCACCGCGGAGACGGACAAGAAGACCACTCCGGCGGCCTCCGAGATGGACCAGGCCGTGAGCATCATGCAGGAGCGCGTCAACGGTTACGGCGTCAGCGAGGCGACGGTCACCAAGGAGGGGTCCGACACGATCGACGTCGAGATCCCCGGCCAGTACTCGCAGGACACCGTCAACTCCATCGGCGCGACCGCCCACCTGTACTTCCGCGAGGTGCTCGCCGAAGGCGCGGGTGTGCCCACACCCACCACCAGCCCCACCCCGACCGCGACCGGCAGCTCCGCCCCGAGCAGCACGGCCAGCCCGTCCACCGGGGCCACGGCCAAGGCCGGCGCCTCCGCCTCGGCGAGCTCCACCGCCAGCGAGAAGGCCACCAGCCAGTCCGAGTCCGGCACGGTCAAGGCCGACGCGGCCAGCACCTCCGCCTCGCCTGACACCTCCACCTCGTCCGCGGCCGGCTCGAGCGCGTCCCCCGCGGCCAGCTCGAGCGCCACCCCGGACGCGAGCTCCTCGGCCAGCGCCGCGGCCCAGGCCCAGCAGGAGCAGGCCATCAGCCAGTACGAGGCGCTCAACTGCTCGAACAACGCGATGGTCAAGAACGTCGGCGCGGTCAAGCCCACCGACTTCCTCGCCACCTGCGGCCTCGACAAGAACAAGTACCTGCTCGGCCCGTCGATCATCGACGGCAAGGACGTCACCAGCGCCCTCGCCACCCAGACCGTCGGCAGCGGCGGCATCCCGACCGGCGCCTGGGAAGTCGACCTGTCCTTCGACGCCAAGGGCAAGTCCGAGTTCGCCACCGAGACCACCAAGCTCTACCAGGAGACGCAGGACACCACCGGCCAGTCCGGCACCGGCCAGTTCGCCATCACGCTCGACGGCGTCGTGCAGTCCGCCCCGGTCGTGCAGGGCGCGATCACCGGCGGCACCGCGACCATCAACGGCTCGGTGTTCACCCAGTCCACCGCCAAGCAGCTGGCCACCACGCTCGCCTACGGCTCGCTCCCGCTGAACTTCCAGCAGAGCCAGGTCTCGATCGTCTCCCCGACCCTCGGCAGCTCCGAGCTCGACGGCGGTCTGATCGCCGGCGGCATCGGCCTGTTGCTGGTGTTCCTGTACGTCATCATGTACTACCGCGGTCTGTCGGTCGCGGCCATCTCCAGCCTCGTCGTCGCCGCGGCCCTGACCTACGCGCTGGCGTGCCTGTTCGGCCCGCTGATGGGCTTCACGCTCTCGCTGCCCGGCGTCGCCGGTCTGATCGTGGCCATCGGTATCACGGCGGACTCGTTCGTCGTCTTCTTCGAACGGTTGCGAGACGAGCTGCGGGAGGGCAGATCGGTGCGCTCCGCGGTGCGCCACGCCTGGCAGCGCGCCCGCCGCACGGTGATAGCGTCCGACATGGTCACCCTGATCGCCGCCGTCGTGCTCTACCTGCTCACGGTCGGCTCGGTGCAGGGCTTCGCGTTCACCCTGGGCCTGTCCACGGTGATCGACCTCGTGGTGATCTTCATGTTCACCGTCCCGATGGTCACGCTCTTCTCCCGCACCGACTTCTTCGGCAACGGCCACCGCTGGTCCGGCCTGGACCCGGAGAGCCTGGGCCGGGCCCGGCAGAACTACCGGTCCGGTTCCGGCTCGCGCGGCCGGATGACCATCGCCGAGCGCCGCCGGCTGGCGGAGGCCGAGGCGGCCGAGGCGCAGGACTCGGACGAATCCAACCAGCAGAGCGTGGAGGCCTGA
- the yajC gene encoding preprotein translocase subunit YajC, whose product MTWSARHRVPVLREQIARRAGLGTIPEEQPTMQLILIYVVVIGAAFMFMTSRGRKKQAAQAQAMQHALVPGAEVRTIGGLVGAVAEMTDEYVVIETTPGVKLKFTKQAIAGVVQPANPDALVDGEELTPEEADALAAEQAEQTEQTATAETESEPEDAKDQQKVG is encoded by the coding sequence GTGACCTGGAGTGCCCGTCACCGCGTGCCGGTCCTCCGCGAACAGATCGCCCGCCGGGCAGGACTCGGCACGATCCCGGAAGAACAGCCGACCATGCAACTGATTCTGATCTACGTCGTCGTCATCGGCGCGGCTTTCATGTTCATGACCAGCCGCGGCCGCAAGAAGCAGGCCGCCCAGGCCCAAGCCATGCAGCACGCTCTCGTCCCCGGAGCCGAGGTGCGCACCATCGGCGGCCTCGTCGGTGCGGTCGCCGAGATGACCGACGAGTACGTCGTCATCGAGACCACTCCCGGGGTGAAGCTCAAGTTCACCAAGCAGGCCATCGCCGGCGTGGTCCAGCCGGCCAATCCCGACGCCCTGGTCGACGGCGAGGAACTCACCCCGGAGGAGGCGGACGCCCTCGCGGCCGAGCAGGCCGAGCAGACCGAGCAGACCGCGACCGCCGAGACCGAGTCCGAGCCCGAAGACGCCAAGGACCAGCAGAAGGTCGGCTGA